A window of the Bombina bombina isolate aBomBom1 chromosome 3, aBomBom1.pri, whole genome shotgun sequence genome harbors these coding sequences:
- the LOC128654596 gene encoding uncharacterized protein LOC128654596: protein MKPSQGGWCLFLAQLMSINCIGMGRERPPIRPEDTAYKGLILKGIEDRYIQADRFIWPRELKVKEIGDLHLNIMLPNDSMGLALRAPINVTKGQEWNWVVRNGQVTANGIFIDRVKLTSTSQGYYKHINIIVSNISLNEGGEWEVATIASHPNKELKCNLNTGEGCVLTVDEVTLSVQKRENCKDQIRIPWPKRGIIVVPTHETVVQGVGWTYYPIMLDFNYFMIPLRCSRQQREWFKGRTQEIIDEWTETKRRDKRDTIATILGGVGTGLGVWNSADIIGLNSRINSLTDGFGHAMKTGGVADSLIEEKLGDNVDDIHTIAHNLQLVEENIADISNSIKNEEIGAAIFCSMTGNKLLSDLKDTINDIKGNKWTEKLNATKIIATLRKKGVIVTEDNLKHAYIEGPGQWLPEESESGRVGLILAIPRWEGEAEPLNFVHSIGTFSQSTYQQHFPSKQLATITEVVIDEGCCKKVQHRWLCTCTWETRDIENGWVQFTKAELVREVIHIGDMACFIGHKEYKTSDETCPVEEGTCVRVTTPLHVGTHTVFPSGNLTTDCMNFTEDTVWENWTLRLFPPIPKLTLQLHELVQRTKQQLRPISNLLEQQNNELEKTKEEVIHPWWGVLTDVETHPIMRTLSLMLMFIQVITTAVILYFCVILKKMKRKLKARNQNDFI, encoded by the coding sequence ATGAAACCTAGCCAAGGAGGATGGTGTCTTTTTCTGGCACAACTGATGAGTATAAACTGTATCGGAATGGGAAGAGAGAGACCACCAATTAGACCAGAGGATACAGCATATAAGGGacttattttaaaaggaatagagGATAGATATATACAGGCAGATAGATTTATTTGGCCGAGGgagttaaaagtaaaagaaattggTGACTTACATTTGAATATCATGTTGCCAAATGATAGTATGGGGTTAGCTCTTAGGGCACCAATAAATGTGACCAAGGGACAAGAATGGAACTGGGTGGTTAGAAATGGGCAGGTAACAGCTAATGGAATATTTATAGATCGTGTGAAATTGACTTCAACCTCCCAAGgatactataaacatattaatatcataGTAAGCAACATATCTTTAAATGAGGGTGGTGAATGGGAGGTTGCCACTATAGCTTCACATcccaataaagaattgaaatgcAATCTTAACACTGGAGAGGGGTGTGTATTAACAGTAGATGAGGTAACACTTTCAGTACAGAAAAGGGAAAATTGTAAAGATCAGATAAGAATTCCATGGCCAAAAAGGGGAATCATTGTAGTCCCTACACATGAAACTGTGGTACAAGGTGTAGGATGGACATATTACCCCAtaatgttagattttaattatttcatgattccttTAAGGTGCTCAAGACAGCAGCGCGAATGGTTCAAAGGAAGGACACAGGAGATTATTGATGAGTGGACAGAAACAAAGAGAAGGGACAAGCGAGATACCATAGCAACAATTTTGGGAGGAGTCGGAACCGGattaggtgtgtggaactcagctgATATCATAGGACTTAATAGCAGAATTAACTCTCTGACAGATGGTTTTGGCCATGCCATGAAAACAGGTGGAGTAGCCGACTCACTTATTGAAGAGAAGTTGGGAGAcaatgtagatgacatacacaccaTTGCCCACAATTTACAACTAGTGGAGGAGAACATTGCCGACATCTCAAACagcattaaaaatgaagaaataggaGCTGCCATCTTTTGCTCCATGACCGGGAATAAACTATTATCTGATCTGAAGGATACTATAAATGATATAAAAGGAAACAAGTGGACAGAAAAACTTAATGCAACTAAGATCATAGCAACATTAAGGAAAAAAGGTGTGATAGTTACAGAGGACAATTTAAAGCATGCATACATTGAGGGACCAGGACAATGGCTACCGGAAGAATCTGAATCTGGGAGAGTAGGACTAATCCTAGCAATTCCACGTTGGGAAGGAGAAGCGGAACCATTGAATTTTGTGCATAGTATTGGTACTTTTAGCCAAAGCACCTACCAGCAACATTTTCCTTCAAAACAATTGGCAACTATTACAGAAGTAGTAATTGATGAAGGCTGTTGCAAGAAAGTTCAACATCGATGGCTATGTACCTGCACCTGGGAAACTAGAGACATTGAGAATGGATGGGTGCAGTTTACAAAAGCTGAGCTGGTACGCGAGGTCATTCATATTGGAGATATGGCCTGTTTCATAGGCCATAAGGAGTACAAAACATCAGATGAGACATGCCCAGTGGAAGAAGGGACATGTGTTAGAGTAACAACACCCCTCCATGTTGGAACACATACTGTCTTTCCATCAGGAAACCTCACTACTGACTGCATGAATTTTACTGAGGACACTGTCTGGGAGAATTGGACTTTGAGGCTTTTTCCTCCTATTCCTAAGCTCACTTTGCAGTTACATGAACTAGTACAACGTACTAAACAGCAGCTACGCCCCATCAGCAATTTGCTTGAGCAAcaaaataatgaacttgaaaaaactAAAGAAGAAGTTATCCATCCATGGTGGGGAGTACTCACTGATGTAGAAACACACCCGATAATGAGAACTCTCTCCTTAATGCTTATGTTTATCCAAGTTATAACAACAGCTGTGATACTGTatttttgtgtgatattaaagaagatgaagaggaagctgaaagcaaggaaccaaaatgactttatttaa